In Yarrowia lipolytica chromosome 1F, complete sequence, a genomic segment contains:
- a CDS encoding uncharacterized protein (Compare to YALI0F09878g, uniprot|Q5ZNC4 Yarrowia lipolytica ANL1P interacting protein) produces the protein MKAKKSNSEFSHNTQHSTKQSTATRQLTPSAMNTIDQLFEQDFNDDWKKESSPHGDPSNSPEHGKRALETEPASPAKKVKLEKDSEDQEMARMLERDLAYKSEPDDVNLATPNSLTPGSECDDKDLKKEIKPIEIIEIEDDDEENIHTVSAETKRDIKTEISPEPVKIEEIHSPPDSGSLPEFLASTMDLPQPPCYSYSHIPSVSSSAASSVSPSMPPSTLASATEEPESKQNMDEYLGKIFNLSPEDDFFATGGSDNSVTDSFASVRELKQQLMSQHTLMTTYTSLKDVYQRVCKSLKERNAENRRLANHMKVLVGVIEQNNKKIAEVEDSNNKLLAQTKTLINEKKALQNTIKEMHKSTDGLSKIELLRLTINLRDAEIVRLKHKCGEL, from the coding sequence ATGAAGGCAAAAAAATCGAACAGTGAATTTTCGcacaacacacaacatAGTACCAAACAGAGCACAGCTACCCGACAACTGACGCCGTCAGCAATGAACACAATTGACCAGCTGTTCGAGCAGGACTTTAACGACGACTGGAAGAAGGAATCGTCGCCCCATGGAGACCCCTCCAACAGTCCCGAGCATGGCAAGAGGGCTCTAGAGACGGAGCCGGCATCTCCAGCCAAAAAGgtcaagctggagaaggattCCGAGGACCAGGAAATGGCGCGCATGCTGGAGCGAGATCTTGCGTACAAGTCGGAGCCCGACGACGTGAATCTCGCCACTCCCAACTCTCTGACGCCCGGATCCGAATGCGATGATAaggatctcaagaaggagatcaaaCCCATAGAGATCATCGAGATCGAGgacgatgacgaggagaatATCCACACGGTCTCTGCAGAGACCAAGAGGGATATCAAAACCGAGATCAGCCCCGAACCCGTAAAGATCGAAGAAATCCATAGCCCCCCCGACTCGGGCTCTCTGCCTGAGTTTCTTGCATCGACTATGGATCTTCCACAACCCCCCTGCTACTCCTACAGCCACATTCCCTCTGTGTCCTCGTCTGCCGCCTCGTCTGTTAGTCCCTCTATGCCTCCCTCCACTCTTGCCTCCGCAACTGAGGAGCCCGAGTCCAAACAGAACATGGACGAGTACCTGGGCAAGATCTTCAACTTGTCTCCCGAAGACGACTTCTTTGCCACCGGAGGGTCAGACAACTCGGTCACAGACTCGTTTGCCTCCGTCAGAGagctcaagcagcagctcatgTCGCAACACACCCTTATGACGACATACACGTCGCTCAAAGACGTGTACCAGCGAGTGTGCAAGTCTCTTAAGGAGCGCAACGCCGAGAACCGTCGGCTGGCCAACCACATGAAGGTGCTGGTGGGAGTTATCGAACAGaacaacaagaagattgcCGAAGTCGAagactccaacaacaagctgctggcccaGACCAAGACTCTCATcaacgagaagaaggcgcTGCAGaacaccatcaaggagatgcaCAAGTCCACCGACGGACTGTCCAAGATCGAGCTCTTGCGACTAACCATTAATCTCAGAGACGCCGAGATTGTGCGACTCAAGCACAAGTGCGGTGAGCTCTGA
- a CDS encoding uncharacterized protein (Compare to YALI0F09944g, no similarity), producing the protein MLFKSLAILTAATAAIAAPVACGEQPASNDQKDNHNDTPKYVLNLFPGAGVTGMKPLQVRGENIVWGLTQGYSNFTVDSIGDALANVISDGQPPKELYVADNGQLVVNEHPAETGKGYNGGWGFSGDGSVKEFSSYGTKEFYSCVSNDDPLHGGNDVYVFNGKYACDKPNKFTIGATKE; encoded by the coding sequence ATGCTTTTCAAGTCTCTTGCCATTCTCACTGCCGCCACCGCCGCCATTGCAGCCCCCGTTGCTTGCGGTGAGCAGCCCGCCTCCAACGACCAGAAGGATAACCACAATGACACCCCCAAGTACGTCCTTAACCTGTTTCCTGGAGCCGGCGTCACCGGCATGAAGCCCCTTCAGGTCCGAGGAGAAAACATTGTCTGGGGCCTGACCCAGGGCTACTCCAACTTTACCGTTGACTCCATCGGCGACGCTCTTGCCAACGTCATTTCTGACGGCCAGCCTCCCAAGGAACTTTACGTTGCCGACAATGGTCAGCTTGTCGTCAACGAGCATCCAGCCGAGACCGGTAAGGGCTACAACGGTGGCTGGGGCTTCTCCGGTGACGGCTCCGTCAAAGAGTTCTCTTCTTACGGCACTAAGGAGTTCTACTCTTGCGTTTCCAACGACGACCCTCTTCACGGAGGAAACGATGTCTACGTTTTCAACGGCAAGTACGCCTGTGACAAGCCCAACAAGTTCACCATTGGCGCAACCAAGGAGTAG
- a CDS encoding uncharacterized protein (Compare to YALI0F09966g, similar to uniprot|P40054 Saccharomyces cerevisiae YER081w SER3 3-phosphoglycerate dehydrogenase and DEHA0B11198g Debaryomyces hansenii, similar to Saccharomyces cerevisiae SER3 (YER081W) and SER33 (YIL074C); ancestral locus Anc_7.273): MKWMRHSSDKISNLKRPTDKTVHCRTYEQTSRRYIANNPRHTMSAVNIPVNENEVSVSSSPITSYGSPVSGSFQGKPRQRRYSYTAARTNKLKPFSTGDIKILLLENVNQTAIDILEGQGYQVETHKSSLDEEELIEKIRDVQVVGIRSKTKLNSRVLKEAKNLIAIGCFCIGTNQVDLEYAANNGIAVFNSPFSNSRSVAELVICEIIMLSRQLGDRNIEMHAGTWNKVSAKCWEIRGKTLGIVGYGHIGSQLSVLAESMGMNVIYYDVIMIMGLGTAKQVPTLAELLAQADYVSLHVPELPETMNLMSKAQFDGMKNGSYLINNARGKVIDIPELISAMKSGKLAGAAVDVFPKEPAKNGSNEFGSHLNEWTNELLTLPNLIMSPHIGGSTEEAQSAIGIEVGTALTKYINEGSSVGAVNFPEVNLNVVNHAEEHDHVRILYVHKNVPGVLLSVNEIFASHNIEKQYSESRGDIAYLMADIADVDQADIKTLYEKLEQTPFKISTRLLY, translated from the coding sequence ATGAAATGGATGCGTCATAGTTCAGACAAAATTTCGAACCTAAAACGGCCCACAGATAAAACGGTGCATTGTCGCACATACGAACAGACCAGTCGTCGTTACATCGCCAACAACCCCCGCCACACCATGTCCGCCGTCAACATTCCCGTGAACGAAAACGAGGTTTCGGTCTCGTCTTCGCCCATCACGTCGTACGGATCGCCCGTCTCGGGCTCGTTCCAGGGCAAGCCCCGACAGCGACGATACTCTTACACCGCTGCGCGAACCAACAAGCTGAAGCCGTTTTCCACCGGCGACATCAAGatcctgctgctggaaaacgTCAACCAGACAGCCATTGACATTCTCGAGGGCCAGGGCTACCAGGTGGAGACCCACAAGTCGTcgctggacgaggaggagctgattGAGAAGATCCGAGATGTGCAGGTGGTTGGTATCCGATCCAAGACCAAGCTCAACTCACgggtgctcaaggaggccaagaacctCATTGCCATTGGTTGTTTCTGCATCGGTACCAACCAGGTCGATCTCGAGTACGCCGCCAACAACGGTATTGCCGTGTTCAACTCGCCTTTCTCCAACTCGCGGTCTGTGGCCGAGCTGGTCATCTGCGAGATCATCATGCTGTCGCGACAGCTGGGCGACCGAAACATCGAGATGCACGCCGGCACCTGGAACAAGGTCTCCGCCAAGTGCTGGGAGATCCGAGGCAAGACTCTCGGAATTGTGGGCTACGGCCACATTGGCTCCCAGCTGTCCGTTCTCGCCGAGTCCATGGGCATGAACGTCATTTACTACGACGTGATCATGATCATGGGTCTCGGTACCGCCAAGCAGGTGCCCACCCttgccgagctgctggcccaGGCCGACTACGTCTCTCTGCACGTGCCCGAGCTGCCCGAGACCATGAACCTCATGTCCAAGGCCCAGTTCGACGGCATGAAGAACGGCTCGTACCTCATCAACAACGCCCGAGGCAAGGTCATTGACATTCCCGAGCTCATCTCTGCCATGAAGTCCGGAAAGCTTGCTGGAGCCGCCGTCGACGTCTTCCCCAAGGAGCCTGCCAAGAACGGCTCAAACGAGTTTGGCTCCCACCTCAACGAGTGGACCAATGAGCTCCTCACCCTGCCCAACCTCATCATGTCTCCCCATATTGGAGGCTCCACCGAGGAGGCCCAGTCCGCCATTGGTATCGAGGTCGGCACCGCTCTCACCAAGTACATCAACGAGGGTTCCTCTGTTGGTGCCGTCAACTTCCCCGAGGTCAACCTCAACGTGGTCAACCACGCCGAGGAGCACGACCACGTGCGAATCCTGTACGTGCATAAGAACGTGCCTGGTGTGCTTCTGTCCGTCAACGAGATTTTCGCCTCCCATAACATTGAGAAGCAGTACTCTGAGTCGCGTGGTGATATTGCCTACCTGATGGCCGACATTGCTGACGTCGATCAGGCCGACATCAAGACTCTGtacgagaagctcgagCAGACCCCCTTCAAGATCTCCACCCGACTGTTGTATTAA